A window of Ictidomys tridecemlineatus isolate mIctTri1 chromosome 15, mIctTri1.hap1, whole genome shotgun sequence contains these coding sequences:
- the Znf784 gene encoding zinc finger protein 784 isoform X3: MAAARPEHTSPSSRIPESRSLEPPDLVLTPDDGRPATPPSDLIEIQVVKVTDTSLVPEPPEPGSFHCALCPAAFRLVSELLFHEHGHLAGADGGGQGGDPSRCHVCGHSCPGPASLRAHYSLHTGEQPYRCPLCPRAFKALAPLLRHQHRHGLEPGTSRRPPQAAAAGEPSPGVPQERSEVVMAAAAAGAAVGKPFACRFCAKPFRRSSDMRDHERVHTGERPYHCGICGKGFTQSSVLSGHARIHTGERPFRCTLCDRTFNNSSNFRKHQRTHFHGPGPGLGDSGSQLGSLVAEGSGSGCGTDSTLEEGHGEMVKVKVEVDQ; encoded by the exons ATGGCCGCTGCGCGCCCGGAGCACACGAGTCCGAGCTCACGGATCCCAGAGTCGCGATCCCTGGAGCCGCCGGACCTG GTCCTGACACCTGATGATGGCCGCCCCGCCACACCCCCAAGTGACCTCATCGAGATCCAGGTGGTGAAGGTCACAGATACCTCCCTGGTACCAGAGCCACCAGAGCCAGGTTCTTTCCACTGTGCCTTGTGTCCAGCTGCCTTCCGACTGGTCTCCGAGCTGCTGTTCCATGAACATGGCCACCTGGCAGGCGCAGATGGGGGCGGGCAGGGTGGGGACCCAAGCCGGTGTCACGTGTGTGGTCACAGTTGCCCAGGTCCCGCCAGCCTCCGTGCTCACTACAGCTTACACACGGGGGAGCAGCCCTACCGCTGCCCGCTGTGCCCGCGGGCCTTCAAGGCCTTAGCGCCACTGCTCCGGCACCAGCACCGACATGGGCTGGAGCCAGGCACCTCCCGCAGGCCTCCGCAAGCCGCAGCAGCTGGAGAGCCAAGCCCAGGGGTGCCGCAGGAGAGGTCAGAGGTGGTGATGGCCGCTGCGGCTGCTGGCGCGGCGGTGGGGAAGCCCTTCGCTTGCAGGTTCTGTGCCAAACCGTTCCGCCGCTCCTCAGACATGCGAGACCACGAGAGGGTGCACACCGGCGAGCGCCCGTATCACTGCGGCATCTGCGGCAAGGGTTTCACGCAGTCCTCCGTGCTGAGCGGCCACGCCCGCATCCACACTGGCGAGCGCCCTTTCCGCTGCACCCTCTGCGATCGCACTTTCAACAACTCCTCCAACTTCCGCAAGCACCAACGCACCCACTTCCATGGGCCGGGGCCTGGGTTGGGAGACTCTGGGAGCCAGTTGGGCTCACTGGTGGCTGAAGGGTCAGGGAGTGGGTGCGGGACAGATAGCACTCTGGAAGAGGGGCATGGGGAAATGGTGAAGGTGAAGGTGGAAGTTGACCAGTAG
- the Znf784 gene encoding zinc finger protein 784 isoform X1 — MFPEGTANLGATVMFWVSCPAKETLERLTVLLRLCSPRAAVPSRRKGSVQRSAVTNLDRSQEAGGPRAARGALSLVLPSPLAPSGSHSGRLPLGTRAAAVHRDSFSTPTLRTPSIHKLRTRRPHAPQRGRPRQLHLRGSRASPARPAPWKGPSGRLACASKDPGRPPRYPAALRATPPLATQPPASAPAPTRRQKSGPSPAPATPLSTVQCAGAEPLTPAQAPPPWRATIGFGDGAWAQDGRCAPGAHESELTDPRVAIPGAAGPGGLDEWAWAECLEAGEVAGQGAGPMKVLTPDDGRPATPPSDLIEIQVVKVTDTSLVPEPPEPGSFHCALCPAAFRLVSELLFHEHGHLAGADGGGQGGDPSRCHVCGHSCPGPASLRAHYSLHTGEQPYRCPLCPRAFKALAPLLRHQHRHGLEPGTSRRPPQAAAAGEPSPGVPQERSEVVMAAAAAGAAVGKPFACRFCAKPFRRSSDMRDHERVHTGERPYHCGICGKGFTQSSVLSGHARIHTGERPFRCTLCDRTFNNSSNFRKHQRTHFHGPGPGLGDSGSQLGSLVAEGSGSGCGTDSTLEEGHGEMVKVKVEVDQ, encoded by the exons ATGTTCCCCGAAGGAACTGCAAACTTGGGAGCGACGGTCATGTTTTGGGTCTCCTGCCCTGCCAAGGAAACACTTGAGCGTCTCACGGTTCTTCTACGTCTCTGTTCTCCCAGGGCTGCAGTCCCGTCCAGGAGAAAGGGGAGTGTCCAGAGAAGTGCAGTGACTAACTTAGACCGCAGCCAGGAGGCTGGAGGACCGCGAGCGGCGCGAGGAGCCCTGTCCTTGGTGCTGCCGTCGCCCCTGGCCCCGAGCGGCTCCCACAGCGGCCGGCTTCCTCTCGGCACCCGCGCGGCGGCGGTTCACCGAGACTCGTTCTCGACACCGACTTTGAGAACGCCTTCGATTCACAAACTCCGCACCCGGCGTCCTCACGCCCCGCAGAGAGGGCGACCGCGACAACTTCACCTGCGAGGCTCCCGAGCAAGCCCGGCTCGGCCAGCGCCGTGGAAAGGCCCGTCTGGACGCCTCGCCTGCGCGAGCAAGGACCCCGGCCGCCCTCCTCGCTACCCGGCCGCCCTCCGCGCCACGCCGCCTCTAGCCACCCAGCCGCCTGCCTCCGCGCCGGCCCCGACCCGCAGGCAGAAGAGCGGCCCGAGCCCCGCCCCAGCCACGCCCCTCTCCACCGTGCAGTGCGCCGGCGCAGAACCTCTGACGCCGGCCCAAGCCCCACCCCCTTGGAGAGCGACCATTGGCTTCGGGGACGGGGCTTGGGCACAAGATGGCCGCTGCGCGCCCGGAGCACACGAGTCCGAGCTCACGGATCCCAGAGTCGCGATCCCTGGAGCCGCCGGACCTGGTGGGCTCGATGAATGGGCCTGGGCGGAATGCCTCGAGGCGGGAGAGGTCGCAGGGCAGGGGGCGGGGCCTATGAAG GTCCTGACACCTGATGATGGCCGCCCCGCCACACCCCCAAGTGACCTCATCGAGATCCAGGTGGTGAAGGTCACAGATACCTCCCTGGTACCAGAGCCACCAGAGCCAGGTTCTTTCCACTGTGCCTTGTGTCCAGCTGCCTTCCGACTGGTCTCCGAGCTGCTGTTCCATGAACATGGCCACCTGGCAGGCGCAGATGGGGGCGGGCAGGGTGGGGACCCAAGCCGGTGTCACGTGTGTGGTCACAGTTGCCCAGGTCCCGCCAGCCTCCGTGCTCACTACAGCTTACACACGGGGGAGCAGCCCTACCGCTGCCCGCTGTGCCCGCGGGCCTTCAAGGCCTTAGCGCCACTGCTCCGGCACCAGCACCGACATGGGCTGGAGCCAGGCACCTCCCGCAGGCCTCCGCAAGCCGCAGCAGCTGGAGAGCCAAGCCCAGGGGTGCCGCAGGAGAGGTCAGAGGTGGTGATGGCCGCTGCGGCTGCTGGCGCGGCGGTGGGGAAGCCCTTCGCTTGCAGGTTCTGTGCCAAACCGTTCCGCCGCTCCTCAGACATGCGAGACCACGAGAGGGTGCACACCGGCGAGCGCCCGTATCACTGCGGCATCTGCGGCAAGGGTTTCACGCAGTCCTCCGTGCTGAGCGGCCACGCCCGCATCCACACTGGCGAGCGCCCTTTCCGCTGCACCCTCTGCGATCGCACTTTCAACAACTCCTCCAACTTCCGCAAGCACCAACGCACCCACTTCCATGGGCCGGGGCCTGGGTTGGGAGACTCTGGGAGCCAGTTGGGCTCACTGGTGGCTGAAGGGTCAGGGAGTGGGTGCGGGACAGATAGCACTCTGGAAGAGGGGCATGGGGAAATGGTGAAGGTGAAGGTGGAAGTTGACCAGTAG
- the Znf784 gene encoding zinc finger protein 784 isoform X2, which produces MFPEGTANLGATVMFWVSCPAKETLERLTVLLRLCSPRAAVPSRRKGSVQRSAVTNLDRSQEAGGPRAARGALSLVLPSPLAPSGSHSGRLPLGTRAAAVHRDSFSTPTLRTPSIHKLRTRRPHAPQRGRPRQLHLRGSRASPARPAPWKGPSGRLACASKDPGRPPRYPAALRATPPLATQPPASAPAPTRRQKSGPSPAPATPLSTVQCAGAEPLTPAQAPPPWRATIGFGDGAWAQDGRCAPGAHESELTDPRVAIPGAAGPGGLDEWAWAECLEAGEVLTPDDGRPATPPSDLIEIQVVKVTDTSLVPEPPEPGSFHCALCPAAFRLVSELLFHEHGHLAGADGGGQGGDPSRCHVCGHSCPGPASLRAHYSLHTGEQPYRCPLCPRAFKALAPLLRHQHRHGLEPGTSRRPPQAAAAGEPSPGVPQERSEVVMAAAAAGAAVGKPFACRFCAKPFRRSSDMRDHERVHTGERPYHCGICGKGFTQSSVLSGHARIHTGERPFRCTLCDRTFNNSSNFRKHQRTHFHGPGPGLGDSGSQLGSLVAEGSGSGCGTDSTLEEGHGEMVKVKVEVDQ; this is translated from the exons ATGTTCCCCGAAGGAACTGCAAACTTGGGAGCGACGGTCATGTTTTGGGTCTCCTGCCCTGCCAAGGAAACACTTGAGCGTCTCACGGTTCTTCTACGTCTCTGTTCTCCCAGGGCTGCAGTCCCGTCCAGGAGAAAGGGGAGTGTCCAGAGAAGTGCAGTGACTAACTTAGACCGCAGCCAGGAGGCTGGAGGACCGCGAGCGGCGCGAGGAGCCCTGTCCTTGGTGCTGCCGTCGCCCCTGGCCCCGAGCGGCTCCCACAGCGGCCGGCTTCCTCTCGGCACCCGCGCGGCGGCGGTTCACCGAGACTCGTTCTCGACACCGACTTTGAGAACGCCTTCGATTCACAAACTCCGCACCCGGCGTCCTCACGCCCCGCAGAGAGGGCGACCGCGACAACTTCACCTGCGAGGCTCCCGAGCAAGCCCGGCTCGGCCAGCGCCGTGGAAAGGCCCGTCTGGACGCCTCGCCTGCGCGAGCAAGGACCCCGGCCGCCCTCCTCGCTACCCGGCCGCCCTCCGCGCCACGCCGCCTCTAGCCACCCAGCCGCCTGCCTCCGCGCCGGCCCCGACCCGCAGGCAGAAGAGCGGCCCGAGCCCCGCCCCAGCCACGCCCCTCTCCACCGTGCAGTGCGCCGGCGCAGAACCTCTGACGCCGGCCCAAGCCCCACCCCCTTGGAGAGCGACCATTGGCTTCGGGGACGGGGCTTGGGCACAAGATGGCCGCTGCGCGCCCGGAGCACACGAGTCCGAGCTCACGGATCCCAGAGTCGCGATCCCTGGAGCCGCCGGACCTGGTGGGCTCGATGAATGGGCCTGGGCGGAATGCCTCGAGGCGGGAGAG GTCCTGACACCTGATGATGGCCGCCCCGCCACACCCCCAAGTGACCTCATCGAGATCCAGGTGGTGAAGGTCACAGATACCTCCCTGGTACCAGAGCCACCAGAGCCAGGTTCTTTCCACTGTGCCTTGTGTCCAGCTGCCTTCCGACTGGTCTCCGAGCTGCTGTTCCATGAACATGGCCACCTGGCAGGCGCAGATGGGGGCGGGCAGGGTGGGGACCCAAGCCGGTGTCACGTGTGTGGTCACAGTTGCCCAGGTCCCGCCAGCCTCCGTGCTCACTACAGCTTACACACGGGGGAGCAGCCCTACCGCTGCCCGCTGTGCCCGCGGGCCTTCAAGGCCTTAGCGCCACTGCTCCGGCACCAGCACCGACATGGGCTGGAGCCAGGCACCTCCCGCAGGCCTCCGCAAGCCGCAGCAGCTGGAGAGCCAAGCCCAGGGGTGCCGCAGGAGAGGTCAGAGGTGGTGATGGCCGCTGCGGCTGCTGGCGCGGCGGTGGGGAAGCCCTTCGCTTGCAGGTTCTGTGCCAAACCGTTCCGCCGCTCCTCAGACATGCGAGACCACGAGAGGGTGCACACCGGCGAGCGCCCGTATCACTGCGGCATCTGCGGCAAGGGTTTCACGCAGTCCTCCGTGCTGAGCGGCCACGCCCGCATCCACACTGGCGAGCGCCCTTTCCGCTGCACCCTCTGCGATCGCACTTTCAACAACTCCTCCAACTTCCGCAAGCACCAACGCACCCACTTCCATGGGCCGGGGCCTGGGTTGGGAGACTCTGGGAGCCAGTTGGGCTCACTGGTGGCTGAAGGGTCAGGGAGTGGGTGCGGGACAGATAGCACTCTGGAAGAGGGGCATGGGGAAATGGTGAAGGTGAAGGTGGAAGTTGACCAGTAG